In Plasmodium vinckei vinckei genome assembly, chromosome: PVVCY_13, a single genomic region encodes these proteins:
- a CDS encoding TBC domain protein, putative has protein sequence MKLNDEKNESPQPQMEPKNISHKMKKLHHILNDPIIDINELKNILWGGISCEVPFDVREQCWKLALGYLPLNREDTEKVLKKKRDEYENLEKQYYNKNKLSEDELKILRQIKVDIPRTKSCYNIFNNNKIQQLSERVLFIYSVRHPACGYVQGINDLITPFLVVFLRPIILKKEINSDDIDNVSNDELKNVESDLYFCLSKLLEQIQDNYTFGQPGIQRAIIKVKEIVKRVDKSLFNHIYDNNIDFIQFSFRWVNCLLLREFPIDIAIRLLDTYISDISDIFTDFHPYICAVFLVHWSKHLMQMDFQQMLLFMQRFPTQNWKIQDIESILSEAFVLKNAFQSSPKHFS, from the exons atgaaactaaatgacgaaaaaaatgaaagtcCACAACCCCAAATGGAACCAAAAAACATTTCTCATAAGATGAAGAAATTGCATCATATTTTGAATGACCCAATTATAGATATAa ATgaactaaaaaatatattatgggGAGGAATATCATGTGAAGTGCCCTTTGACGTAAGAGAGCAATGCTGGAAATTAGCTCTTGGGTATTTACCATTAAATAGAGAAGATACAGAAAaggttttaaaaaaaaaacgggATGAATATGAGAATTTAGAAAAGcaatattataacaaaaacaaattatcagaagatgaattaaaaatattaaggCAGATAAAAGTAGATATTCCTAGAACCAAATCatgttataatatatttaataataataaaatacaacAATTAAGTGAGCgtgtattatttatttattctgTCAGACATCCTGCATGTGGATATGTACAAGGaataaatgatttaatAACACCATTTTTGGTAGTTTTTTTAAGAcctataattttaaagaaagaaataaattctGATGATATTGATAATGTTTCAAAcgatgaattaaaaaatgttgaatccgatttatatttttgccTTTCTAAATTATTAGAACAAATTCAAGATAATTATACATTTGGGCAACCAGGAATACAAAGAGCTATAATAAAAGTTAAAGAAATTGTCAAAAGAGTTGACAAATCTTTAtttaatcatatatatgataataatatagatttTATTCAATTTTCATTTCGATGGGtaaattgtttattattaagaGAGTTTCCAATTGATATAGCTATAAGGTTGTtagatacatatattaGTGATATATCTGATATTTTTACAGATTTCCAcccatatatatgtgctGTTTTTTTAGTACATTGGTCTAAACATTTAATGCAAATGGATTTTCAAcaaatgttattatttatgcaaCGTTTCCCAACACAAAATTGGAAAATTCAAGACATCGAATCGATTTTATCAGAAGcctttgttttaaaaaatgcttTCCAATCATCTCCGAAGCATTTCTCTTAG
- a CDS encoding WD repeat-containing protein 16, putative, producing the protein MEKELIVDSYIGFNGNITNNLILVKQEKCMDRKVYLEKLKSIENEEMMENAKKKKLKSVYNLKNININHNYYELKKEELKYNFFMIYGIGTNIIKEDIVNNTRTIFKSDQNKITKLYIDKNQKYICCCKESKLMSTICIYDFENKNKPITLSLHKFKTEDISISNDGKYILSSGGEDDKQLILTEISNQYFIYKTSSDFPYSNVSFFHKTNNFIIAKLNNIRICNYDFTKKLMSYEDINTSIYKRKFVCLELKENDEQAFFGTTTGDILVVNIKSKVLEKIIPEKYLFGNGINVVKSLDDQTILTGSGDGYVSLISVPEKKIIKQTKIYGSINSIQMRNKSTLFISVCENVIYVMDINTYNYNVLLLAHNNYIRDLCFPEKYNYIMYTCSSNNVMAWMFYDKKAIYLKNISKGKFIYYDKKFLSIPTDKYQKICKINKNNIEKMNNKIKNKNTSIDIGPPEKIINDITCYNIKITKDGKYIALSMHNNIYLLTSKYMKIVAIIIIPHYDYCNVLMFYNDYDLITAGNNGDIKFWKFQNKKYININTINYHTTIINKIILYKNKYLCSCSEDGLITIYNIEEKEIVKKIIDLNNVRYKQIAINHKYDILLCCGNNNIFMYYDLIKNDVSKHFYYSPYHNVLSVDIDDKGKYFITGSDDCRLRLYEFKSCTCLYIGNAHNDAINKCLFTYDNHFIISTSKDESIIYWKVPHETREIECETSEKKA; encoded by the exons ATGGAGAAAGAATTAATTGTAGACTCATATATCGGATTTAATGGAAACataacaaataatttaatattagtTAAGCAAGAAAAATGTATGGATAGAAAAGtttatttagaaaaattaaaaagtatagaaaatgaagaaatgatggaaaatgcaaaaaaaaaaaaattaaaaagtgtgtataatttaaaaaatattaatataaatcataattattatgaattaaaaaaagaagaattaaaatataatttttttatgatttatGGGATTGgtacaaatataataaaagaagatattgtaaataatactagaactatttttaaaagtgatcaaaataaaataacaaaattatatattgataaaaatcaaaaatatatttgctgTTGTAAAGAAAGTAAATTAATGTCAactatttgtatatatgattttgaaaataaaaataaaccaaTCACATTATCATTACATAAGTTTAAAACAGAAGATATATCCATAAGCAATgatggaaaatatatactttcATCTGGTGGAGAAGATGATAaacaattaatattaacagAAATATCAAaccaatattttatttataaaaccTCCTCTGATTTTCCCTATTCCAATGtctctttttttcataagaCAAACAACTTTATAATAG CCAAACTAAACAATATACGAATTTGCAACTAtgattttacaaaaaagtTAATGAGCTATGAAGATATAAATACGTCAATCTACAAAAGAAAGTTCGTTTGCTTAGAACTCAAGGAAAATGATGAGCAAGCCTTTTTTGGAACGACAACAG GGGACATTCTTGTGGTGAACATAAAGTCAAAGGtgttagaaaaaataatacctgaaaaatatttattcgGTAATGGGATAAATGTCGTAAAAAGTTTAGACGACCAAACAATTTTAACAG GTAGCGGTGATGGATATGTTAGCTTGATAAGTGTACcagaaaagaaaataattaaacagacaaaaatatatggatCAATCAATTCTATTCAAATGCGAAACAAATCAACATTGTTTATTAGTGTGTGtgaaaatgttatatatgtaatggatattaatacatataattataatgttttattattagctcataataattatatacgTGATTTATGCTTTCCTGAAAAGTACAATTATATCATGTATACATGCAGTTCTAATAATGTTATGGCATGGATgttttatgataaaaaggctatatatttaaaaaatataagtaaaggtaaatttatttattacgataaaaaatttttaagtatTCCTACAGataaatatcaaaaaatatgtaaaataaataaaaataatattgaaaaaatgaataataaaataaaaaataaaaatacaagtATAGATATAGGACCAccagaaaaaataattaatgatataacatgttataatataaaaataacaaaagatggaaaatatattgctttgtctatgcataataatatttatttactaacgtcaaaatatatgaaaatcgttgctattataattataccTCATTATGATTATTGCAATGTCTTAATGTTTTATAATGACTATGATTTAATAACTGCTGGAAATAATGGAGATATAAAATTCTGGAAATttcaaaacaaaaaatatattaacatcAACACAATAAATTATCATACCACCataattaacaaaattattctatacaaaaataaatat CTTTGTAGTTGCAGTGAAGATGGACTAATAACTATTTACAATAtcgaagaaaaagaaattgttaaaaaaataatagatttaaataatgtgcgatataaacaaatcgctataaatcataaatatgatattcTATTATGTTGTGGAAATAacaacatttttatgtattatgatttaataaaaaatgatgttagcaaacatttttattattctccATACCATAATGTCCTTTCTGTTGATATTGATGATAAGGGAAAGTACTTTATAACAG GATCTGACGATTGCAGATTAAGGCTATATGAATTCAAAAGTTGCACATGCTTATATATAG gaAATGCCCACAACGAtgctataaataaatgtttatttacatatgataatcattttataatttcaaCATCAAAGGATGAAA GCATAATATACTGGAAGGTTCCCCATGAGACAAGGGAAATAGAATGTGAAACTTCCGAAAAGAAAgcttaa